The genomic DNA TTGCATACGCGTGCGGCGAATACACAACGCGACCAACAAGCAATAACTCATTGACAAGTTTATCATCAATATATTGCGCTTCACCGGAAACGTGAAGTTGCGCGGATTCGTGGGGGAAAGTAGTGCTCATTGTTTCATAACTCAATTCTTCAAAATCATTTTCTTTGTGTTTCTCAGTGCCTTTGTTTCTTTGTGGTTTAATTTTTTATCACAAAGACACGGAGAACACAAAGGTTCACTAAGTTTTAGTTTTCATTTCTTTCTGCCACTAATTACACGAATTGACACAAATATATATTAGTGCTAATTCGTGAAATTCGTGGCTAAAAATTATTTCGTCAAATTATATTGCAACGGAACATTGTTTCGCATTATTTTTTGTAAAAGCAGGAAAAAATTACAAAATTTCGAATTAAATTTTAAGAGGAAAATATTTTCTTTTCAAAGGTTTTTTTAAAAATCAGATTCAAGTAATAAGTACAATAGAACACAAGAGAAAGGAGAACAATAGCAATAAAAATTTATTCCTCACTTGTTTCTTTCACAATCATTTTCTAATTTTTTCCGCAAAATTTTTTATAGAATTATTTTAAAAGTCATTATGAAAAAATTTATCACACTCGAACGCTTCATCAATGAACAAGAAGCGCAACATCCAACTGCATCGGGAGAATTTTCTGCAATACTTCACGATTTATCGCTCGCGGCAAAACTTGTGTGGCGTGAAGTGAGTAAAGCAGGACTCGTCAATATCCTTGGCGCATCAGGAACAACTAATGCAAGCGGTGATGAAGTGAAAAAACTCGATGAGTACGCAGACGAAACTATTTACAAAGCGATGGACCATGGCGGGCATCTTTGCGTAATGGCGTCGGAAGAGAACGAAGACATTTTGCAAATTCCCGATAACTACAAAAAAGGAAAATATGTTTTACTATTTGATCCGCTCGATGGCTCTTCCAATATTGATGCGAACATTACGCTCGGTTCTATTTTCAGTATTTTCAAACGCGTTTCGCCAAGTGGAAATGGCACGCGTGAAGATTGTTTACAAAAAGGAATTTATCAAGTCGCTGCGGGATATGTTATTTACGGAACAAGTACAATGTTCGTGTATACAACGGGAAACGGCGTTCACGGATTTACACTTGACCCGACCGTTGGTGAATTTTTACTTTCACACGAAAATATTACTATTCCAAAAAAAGGAAAAATTTACAGCATCAATGAAGGCAATTATGCAAAGTGGGACGATAGAATGAAACGCTACATTGAATATTTGAAGCAAGAAGATAAAGCGACACAACGTCCGTACTCGCTACGATATATCGGCACACTCGTTGGCGATTTTCACCGAACATTATTGTACGGTGGAATATTCTGTTATCCTGGAGACCAAAAAAATCCTGAAGGAAAGTTGCGTTTGATGTATGAGGGAAATCCGATGTCCATGCTCGTAGAACACGCGGGAGGGAAAGGGAGCACTGGATTTCAGCGCGTGTTGGAGGTGGAGCCAAAAGCGCTGCATCAACGCGTTCCTCTTTTCATTGGCAGTGATGAAGATGTGAAACTTGCGGAAGAATTTGTGCAAGGAAAGCGATAGTTTATTGGAGAAATTCGTTTGAATCGCAACGTACTTCAAGAGATTTTCTTCTCGTATATTTGCACGAAAAAATTTT from Ignavibacteria bacterium includes the following:
- a CDS encoding class 1 fructose-bisphosphatase translates to MKKFITLERFINEQEAQHPTASGEFSAILHDLSLAAKLVWREVSKAGLVNILGASGTTNASGDEVKKLDEYADETIYKAMDHGGHLCVMASEENEDILQIPDNYKKGKYVLLFDPLDGSSNIDANITLGSIFSIFKRVSPSGNGTREDCLQKGIYQVAAGYVIYGTSTMFVYTTGNGVHGFTLDPTVGEFLLSHENITIPKKGKIYSINEGNYAKWDDRMKRYIEYLKQEDKATQRPYSLRYIGTLVGDFHRTLLYGGIFCYPGDQKNPEGKLRLMYEGNPMSMLVEHAGGKGSTGFQRVLEVEPKALHQRVPLFIGSDEDVKLAEEFVQGKR